The DNA window CCTTTCTTAGATTTTTCAAAAGTTGGATTGCCACTATGACAGAAAGAACAGTCCACCATAACTTTGATGAGTATGGTGGTTAACATAATACTTCAAAATGCTTATACCCAACTTTTATAATACCCCCGACTGCATAATCAGTTTTTTTACTTAGGGGTATAAATATTTATTATGACCTTTGTTTAAAGTCAAGTCTTTTCTATAATTATGCTTTCGCGTATCTTGCTCAAGATCAGTAGATAAACCGGCGTTCATTTGAGTTTATCCAGTACCGCGTTATTACCTTCTGAAATCCCTTTTTTGCTTGCCTCGATCCGGGAGTGCCTCACTGATCTTTAAGGATCGTCCCTTGAAGTCAGAGCCGTTGAGTGCTTTTTTGGCCTTTTCAGCTTCTGATTGATTGGACATCTCTACAAACCCAAATCCTTTGCCCTCGATGATATTAATGTGAAGTACCTCTCCATAGTTGGAAAAAAGTTCCTGAATCTGATCAATGGTCACCGAGTAACCGAGATTTCCGACGTAAAGCTTGCTTCCCTGCATTCTAACCCATCCTTTCTTGTTTTTTTATTCATTTCTAACAGTTTCGGATCTGATATTCTCACCTCTGGTCCGGAGAAGGAATAGTATTTTGGACATATTGATCAGTTAATTTCCAGGAGCTGGATCTTGAAAATCAGATCCTTCCCTGCCAGTGGATGATTTCCATCGAATGTCACACTTGAGTCGGATGCCTCAAGTACGGTAACTTCGATATGTAGCCGTCATTTCGACGGAATCGTAACACCTGGCCGATACTCGGTTGAAGGTCTGCCGGAAGCTGGTCCCGGTTGAAAACTACCACCATTTCTTCAAGGTGCGGTCCATAGGCCTTGTCGGATGTGATTATGGAAGTTTTTGTTTCTCCCGGGTTCATTCCGATGACAGCATCTTCAAACCCAGGAATGACCTGCCCTCCACCGATTGTAAATTCCAGGGGGTCACAATCCAGGGATGAATCGAAGACCGTACCGTCATCCAATGATCCTTTGTAGTGAACCTTCACATTATCACCTGTGTTTGCCTGTTTCATTCCTTAAATCCGTTCCTTTTTTAAAAGTGTTGCCTTTGGGCGGAAAAGAAGCGATCATCTCTGTTACAGGCATTCCTCGTAATGGATGTTTCCTCTCTGCCAAACATTAACATAGGCCATTGAATATCAGGATGCCTGGAATGCCGCTTCTCCGTGGACCATCGTGTCCCCGGAATCTTCCCAATTTTTTCTGTCCATCGAGAATGATAAGAGGATTGGCGAAATGGACCAGGTTTCTTTGGAAAAGGTATATTCAGACAGGCTGGTCAATAATGGATTATATTAATAAGAGCGGTAGTATGCTGACATGAATAACGTGAATGGTCAAGTTTTTTTATTAAATGAGTGCTTGATCGGTCAATGAATCATGACCCGTGCTAAAAAAGCCTACCTACGTGCTTGAGTCTTTTTTTCTTTTCCCGGTAGAACAGTTTAATGGGGATGCCCCAGGTCTTCAGACGCTCTTTCATGATGCGGGAGAAGAAACGTCTTCCTCTTGCATTGGCGCCCCCGGCACAGCGCGCCGGTAGATCTATGTTTTTCTAAAGTCTGCCTTCCTGCCTGAGTTTTGAAATAATCTGATTAATCTTTGGCAACGCTTCCATTGCTGCTTTCTCTCCTTCAAGGATGGCTTCGTGCCTCTTGGAGAAATCGGCTGATCCTATGTGTCCCACATTAGGAGTGATTACCACATCTGCCCTGCCGATTTGTATCTGAGACATCTTAGCGTACATGATACTTATCGATTGCAATATCGTTTCTATAGTACTCTGGGGGGCAGTACTACCAAGACTTGAGGAGATATCCACGGCGATGACAACATCGGCGCCGTATCTCCTTGCGGCATCGACGGCCAGAGGGCTTGCGACACCTCCATCCACATACGTCTTGTCTGCAATTTTCACAGGCCTGAATATGCCGGGAATTGAACAGCTTGCCCGTACTGCCGTTCCCGTGTTGCCTGTACCGAAGACGATCTCTTCACCGGTTTGTATGTTAGTGGCAACGGCGTGAAAAGGGATCTGCAGTTTTTCAATGGCAGTATCTTTCAGTGCCCAGTTTACATAGCTTTCCAATTTCTCTCCCTTAACAAATCCGTTGTCAGGTATCGTCAGGTCTACAAGATCTTCCCTTTGCAGTGCAAAGGACATCGTTTGCAGCTGATAGGCATCGTATCCGTACGCGTAAAGACTCCCCACAAAACTGCCGACACTTGTGCCGACTATCATGTGAATCGGAATTTTATTGAATTCAAGGATCTTCAGGACGCCGACATGCGCAAATCCCTTGGATGCACCTGCTCCGAGAACCAGTGCTATCTTTGCGGGCTTAGGCGATGGCTGAAGTGTGGGTTTGGGTACGCATGAGACAATAACCAGGAGGAAAGCTATGAAGACGGTTAATAATACATAACGGTTCATTCTGTTCAAAGAGTTGGGATACTGCATAGTCTACTGTACCTCGAATTGTTTTTTGATAGGAAATTCCTTTTCGGTGGATTCAGTATAGGTGAAGTAGTCTTGTGTGTCAAAAGAAAAGGCCACAAAACGTCGCGGCAGGCAGATTCTTTGTGCGCGAGGTTTATTGATAATTCCGATGGAGAATGGTATTCCCTTTCTTGACACATTAAATTCGGTCTACTATAGTGTACTTTCTCGTTGACGTTGGGTAATAAATACAAAGACATGCAAATGACAGTATCTGGAGAAAAATGTTCACATGACGGGAAACGATAAAGCGTGCAAGATATGCGGAAAACCGGAGGTTTTCGTAACATGTTCACGGTGCGGGATTGAAACATGTGAGAAATGCACGCGCTATGAATTAATAATTTCAGGATGCTGTTTTATTTCACCGACATACTACTGCATTAACTGCGTCCGTGATTCTGCGCCTAATCAGAGCGCTGTGCTCGGAGGGCCGGAAGGATAAGATAATAAGGAGTAAGGAATTATGGAAATATTAAAAACTTTAATCCTCGGTTGGTCCCTGGTTATATCGTCTACCCTGTTTTTTAAGGGTGCCAATGGCGCTTCCGTCTTTGCCGCGGTCCTGTACCGGAGCACAGAGCAGGAAACCTCCCTCTTATGGATTACCCCCATTTATGTTTTCGGTGTCTGGCTTATTGGCTGTCTGATAATCGGTTCCCTTTATTTAATCGTAAAAAACATACTCAATCGTGTCACTGATAAGTGAGCTTTGAATCCTTAAGAGAGCGCATTCCCCGAAACTTGCTTCGGGGTGAGCAGGGAAAAAGTTGCTTTCGTAATAATAACAAATAAATTTTGACATTCCCTTTAATCCCTCAAGCGGGGTTCTTTACTTAACCGTCAGACCAATTACCCGGTAATTAAATTCATAGTTCAGGGCGCCGCTCCAATCATCCTGGAAAACGCTTTTATAACGTGTGCCATCGACAGGTCCGACCGGTTTCCCGTAGGTATAAAACCAGTTGACGATGGGACTTCCCGTGAAACCCAGTGCTATCCAGTAAGATCCGGGCATGAGAACCGGCTTGTCCCGGCTGAAATCAAAGTCCGCCCATCGGTATCCCGGTTTAAGGGAGAACTGGTCCAGGTTAATAAAGTCACTGGTACTGATGGGCTTTCCGGGCTTACCCTGGTTATCTTCAAAGATATCTATCCAGAGCGAGCCTTCGCCACCGAAATTGTGCAGGGCTAAACCGATCTTCTGGAGTTTTACAGGTTTTTTCAGGACGACAATCTGGGCATACTGGGTAAGGTTGGTGGTCACATATTCTGCCGTCTCCACGAGAAAGTTCCGGGACATCTCAAATTGATTTGTCCCCGAGGCTTTTGTTACCCGTGGGAATGCAAAATCTATATTCTCAGGAAATTCTAAGTTGCCGAAAACGAATGGTACTTTAAAGCGGAGTTGCTTTTTCTTCTTTTCGGTGATCACCGGAGGCGGCGGGGGTGGTGGAAGTACTTCGATCTGTTTAAACTCCGCCTTCACAAAGGGAGAAAGGAGGAGGTTTTTGG is part of the Deltaproteobacteria bacterium genome and encodes:
- a CDS encoding RNA-binding protein, whose protein sequence is MQGSKLYVGNLGYSVTIDQIQELFSNYGEVLHINIIEGKGFGFVEMSNQSEAEKAKKALNGSDFKGRSLKISEALPDRGKQKRDFRR
- a CDS encoding patatin-like phospholipase family protein, coding for MQYPNSLNRMNRYVLLTVFIAFLLVIVSCVPKPTLQPSPKPAKIALVLGAGASKGFAHVGVLKILEFNKIPIHMIVGTSVGSFVGSLYAYGYDAYQLQTMSFALQREDLVDLTIPDNGFVKGEKLESYVNWALKDTAIEKLQIPFHAVATNIQTGEEIVFGTGNTGTAVRASCSIPGIFRPVKIADKTYVDGGVASPLAVDAARRYGADVVIAVDISSSLGSTAPQSTIETILQSISIMYAKMSQIQIGRADVVITPNVGHIGSADFSKRHEAILEGEKAAMEALPKINQIISKLRQEGRL